A genomic stretch from Corynebacterium terpenotabidum Y-11 includes:
- a CDS encoding response regulator transcription factor, whose protein sequence is MNSTLHVLIVEDEESLAEPLAFLLEREGFTVTTATDGPSALDLWKRASTPGYPEGPVDIVLLDLMLPGMSGTEVCRQLRTVSSVPVIMVTARDSEIDKVVGLEIGADDYVTKPYSARELIARMRAVLRRGGEAERDDAAARVLRGGRVAMDVERHVVTVAGEEIALPLKEFDLLEYLLSNAGRVLTRSQLIDRIWGSDYVGDTKTLDVHIKRLRGKIEVDPSNPVQLLTVRGLGYKFA, encoded by the coding sequence GTGAACAGCACGTTGCACGTCCTCATCGTCGAAGACGAGGAATCCCTCGCTGAGCCGTTGGCCTTTCTCCTGGAACGGGAGGGTTTCACGGTGACCACCGCCACCGACGGGCCGTCCGCCCTCGACCTGTGGAAGCGGGCGTCCACCCCGGGGTACCCGGAGGGGCCGGTGGACATCGTGCTGCTGGACCTCATGTTGCCCGGAATGTCCGGCACGGAGGTGTGCCGTCAGTTGCGGACCGTCTCTTCGGTGCCGGTGATCATGGTGACCGCCCGGGACAGTGAGATCGACAAGGTCGTCGGTCTGGAAATTGGCGCGGACGACTACGTCACCAAGCCCTACTCCGCCCGTGAACTGATCGCCCGGATGCGTGCGGTGCTGCGTCGGGGTGGGGAGGCCGAAAGAGACGACGCTGCGGCAAGAGTCCTGCGGGGCGGGCGGGTCGCGATGGATGTGGAACGTCATGTGGTGACCGTGGCGGGGGAGGAGATCGCCCTGCCGCTCAAGGAGTTTGACCTGTTGGAGTACCTGCTGAGCAATGCGGGGCGCGTCCTCACCCGTAGCCAGCTCATCGACCGGATCTGGGGGTCGGACTACGTCGGGGACACGAAGACCCTTGACGTCCATATCAAGCGGCTGCGGGGCAAGATTGAGGTTGATCCCTCGAACCCGGTGCAGCTGCTGACGGTGCGGGGGCTGGGCTACAAGTTCGCCTGA
- a CDS encoding Ppx/GppA phosphatase family protein: MRLGVLDVGSNTVHLVVVDMAPGGPPTPMSNWKTPMRLVEYLDNDGAITGKGAKRLIKGVGLAREMAEQFHCDELLPFATSALRSATNGEKVLDAVEQETGVRLNILSGPDEAKLTFLAVRRWYGWSAGRICDLDIGGGSLEMSVGVNEMPDVAESVNLGAGRLTHEWFETDPPSRKEIKSLAEYIDDTLEAPAKLLRDAGPVDLAVGTSKTFRMLARLTGAAPSSAGPRVQRVLTRPGLRQLTSFISRMTAADRAELEGVSADRSHQIVAGALVAEAAMRHLGIEQLQMCPWALREGVILRRADAGDSAGASGSFRIGD, from the coding sequence GTGCGATTAGGTGTCCTGGATGTCGGAAGCAACACGGTCCATCTCGTGGTGGTGGACATGGCCCCCGGTGGTCCGCCCACCCCGATGAGTAACTGGAAGACCCCGATGCGTCTTGTCGAGTACCTCGACAATGACGGTGCCATCACCGGCAAGGGGGCGAAGCGGCTCATCAAGGGTGTCGGCCTGGCCCGGGAGATGGCCGAGCAGTTCCACTGCGATGAACTGCTTCCCTTCGCCACGTCGGCGCTGCGCTCGGCGACGAACGGGGAGAAGGTGCTGGATGCGGTGGAGCAGGAGACCGGCGTCCGACTGAATATCCTCTCCGGGCCGGATGAGGCGAAACTGACTTTCCTTGCCGTGCGCCGCTGGTACGGCTGGTCCGCCGGTCGGATCTGTGACCTCGACATCGGTGGCGGGTCCTTGGAGATGTCGGTGGGTGTCAACGAGATGCCCGATGTCGCCGAATCCGTGAACCTGGGTGCAGGTCGGCTCACCCACGAATGGTTCGAGACTGACCCGCCGAGCCGCAAGGAAATCAAGTCGCTTGCCGAGTACATCGACGACACCCTGGAGGCGCCGGCGAAGCTGCTGCGGGACGCCGGCCCGGTGGATCTCGCGGTCGGTACCTCCAAGACATTCCGGATGCTTGCCCGGCTTACCGGTGCGGCGCCGAGTTCCGCCGGTCCGAGGGTGCAGCGTGTGCTTACCCGGCCGGGTCTGCGTCAGCTGACCTCGTTCATCTCCCGGATGACGGCGGCGGACCGGGCGGAGCTGGAGGGGGTCAGTGCGGACCGTTCGCACCAGATTGTTGCCGGTGCGCTCGTCGCCGAGGCGGCGATGCGGCATCTCGGGATCGAGCAGTTGCAGATGTGCCCCTGGGCACTGCGCGAGGGAGTGATCCTCCGGCGGGCGGACGCCGGGGACAGTGCCGGTGCCTCCGGCAGTTTCCGGATCGGTGACTGA
- a CDS encoding phosphoglyceromutase, producing the protein MSDNTNSTGTLILLRHGQSQWNASNQFTGWVDVDLTDQGRAEGRNAGKLIAGAGLTPEILYTSLLRRAITTANLALDAADRHWIPVIRDWRLNERHYGALQGLNKAETKEKYGDDQFMAWRRSYDTPPPELSDDSEYSQAGDARYANLENPPRTECLLDVVKRFVPYFTEEILPRLVAGETVMVAAHGNSLRALVKHLDNISDEDIAGLNIPTGIPLVYRFDAAGAVTNPGGEYLDPEAAAAGAAAVAAQGGK; encoded by the coding sequence GTGGAACGCCTCCAACCAGTTCACCGGATGGGTCGATGTCGACCTCACCGACCAGGGCCGCGCGGAGGGCCGCAACGCCGGAAAGCTCATCGCCGGGGCAGGCCTGACGCCGGAGATTCTCTACACCTCCCTGCTGCGCCGCGCGATCACCACCGCCAACCTCGCCCTCGACGCCGCTGACCGGCACTGGATCCCGGTCATCCGCGACTGGCGTCTCAACGAGCGGCACTACGGTGCCCTCCAGGGCCTGAACAAGGCCGAGACCAAGGAGAAGTACGGCGACGACCAGTTCATGGCCTGGCGTCGCAGCTACGACACCCCGCCGCCCGAGCTCTCCGACGATTCCGAGTACTCCCAGGCCGGTGACGCCCGCTACGCCAACCTGGAGAACCCGCCGCGCACCGAGTGCCTACTCGATGTCGTCAAGCGCTTCGTCCCCTACTTCACCGAGGAGATCCTGCCGCGCCTTGTCGCTGGTGAGACCGTTATGGTCGCCGCCCACGGCAACTCGCTGCGCGCCCTGGTCAAGCACCTCGACAATATCTCCGACGAGGACATCGCCGGGCTGAACATCCCGACCGGTATCCCGCTGGTTTACCGTTTCGACGCTGCAGGTGCGGTCACCAACCCCGGTGGCGAGTACCTCGACCCGGAGGCCGCCGCCGCGGGTGCCGCCGCCGTCGCAGCGCAGGGCGGCAAGTAG
- a CDS encoding sensor histidine kinase translates to MDTVGTVVVLLVGVLVGVVVTGAVAFAVALWRRRARALARAENERRIAESSANNRLSTVAQVMHFAIDSDPEGVVVVDRRQDVVLGNRAAHDLGLVRDRRLIQEVWRVAELVFGDGDARDLVYRPEQDTTRPSRPLFSVICRVQPLTSADDRFVVVFARDNSENVRIESARRDFVANVSHELKTPVGAISLLVEALVDGQDDPATVSHFSGKLQAETARMTTMISELITLSKLQGAAALPNPSPVSVDAVIDQALARSTATAELHGIELKTDGPSDALLLGDEALLVTAVSNLITNAVNYSPEETSVSVTRAVKGESVVIRVTDHGIGIAEEDQQRVFERFYRVDQARSRSTGGTGLGLALVKHTVINHGGNVSLWSRPGTGSTFSLEFPVHRQDAPCVPDTVPDQDVLTAAEFAGADDAKMNKRGSHGAPHPNTGNGT, encoded by the coding sequence GTGGACACTGTGGGCACTGTGGTGGTTCTGCTCGTCGGCGTCCTTGTGGGCGTCGTCGTCACCGGAGCCGTCGCGTTCGCGGTGGCACTGTGGCGCCGTCGGGCCCGGGCGCTGGCCCGGGCGGAGAATGAGCGTCGGATCGCCGAGTCATCGGCGAACAACCGGCTTTCCACGGTCGCCCAGGTGATGCACTTCGCCATTGACAGCGATCCGGAGGGCGTGGTGGTCGTCGACCGGCGTCAGGACGTGGTGCTGGGCAACCGGGCCGCGCACGACCTCGGCCTGGTCCGTGACCGGCGGCTGATCCAGGAGGTGTGGCGGGTTGCCGAGCTCGTCTTCGGTGACGGGGACGCCCGCGACCTGGTGTACCGACCGGAGCAGGACACCACCCGGCCGAGCCGTCCGTTGTTCTCGGTGATCTGCCGGGTGCAACCGCTGACATCGGCCGATGACCGTTTCGTCGTGGTGTTTGCCCGGGACAATTCGGAGAATGTGCGGATCGAGTCCGCTCGCCGGGATTTCGTGGCGAATGTCTCCCATGAGCTCAAGACCCCGGTCGGAGCCATTTCCCTGCTGGTCGAGGCCCTGGTGGACGGGCAGGATGATCCGGCGACCGTCTCCCACTTCAGCGGGAAGTTGCAGGCGGAGACGGCCCGGATGACGACCATGATTTCCGAGCTAATCACGCTGTCGAAGCTGCAGGGGGCGGCGGCCCTCCCGAACCCGTCCCCGGTGTCGGTGGACGCCGTCATCGACCAGGCGCTGGCGCGTTCCACGGCGACCGCGGAGCTGCACGGCATTGAGCTGAAGACCGACGGACCGTCCGATGCTCTCCTGCTCGGCGATGAGGCGTTGCTGGTCACGGCGGTGTCGAACCTCATCACCAATGCGGTGAACTACTCGCCGGAAGAGACGTCCGTGTCGGTGACGCGGGCGGTGAAGGGTGAGTCGGTGGTGATCCGGGTGACCGACCACGGTATCGGCATCGCCGAGGAGGACCAGCAGCGGGTCTTTGAACGGTTCTACCGGGTGGACCAGGCACGTTCGCGGTCGACCGGCGGAACCGGCCTGGGTCTGGCGCTGGTGAAGCACACGGTGATCAACCACGGTGGCAATGTGTCGCTGTGGTCACGGCCGGGGACCGGTTCGACGTTCTCGCTGGAGTTCCCGGTGCACCGGCAGGACGCCCCGTGCGTCCCCGATACGGTCCCGGACCAGGACGTGCTCACCGCGGCGGAATTCGCCGGGGCAGATGACGCGAAGATGAACAAGCGTGGAAGTCACGGTGCACCCCACCCGAACACAGGAAACGGCACCTAG